In Longimicrobium sp., a single window of DNA contains:
- the cutA gene encoding divalent-cation tolerance protein CutA, which translates to MSGGPELALVLMTAPDAATGERIGRTLVQERLAACANVVPGVVSVYRWEGEVRADGEVQVLLKTRRALVERLFGRAAELHPYEVPELIATTLTDVAEPYRKWVLEETEHQQGGGAELPRATRVDDGPE; encoded by the coding sequence ATGAGCGGCGGTCCGGAACTGGCACTGGTGCTGATGACGGCGCCGGACGCGGCCACGGGGGAGCGGATCGGGCGGACGCTGGTTCAGGAGCGGCTCGCCGCGTGCGCGAACGTGGTGCCGGGTGTGGTGTCGGTGTACCGCTGGGAGGGGGAGGTGAGGGCGGATGGCGAGGTGCAGGTGCTGCTCAAGACGCGGCGCGCGCTGGTGGAGCGCCTCTTCGGCCGGGCGGCCGAGCTTCACCCGTACGAGGTGCCGGAGCTGATCGCCACGACACTGACGGACGTGGCCGAGCCGTACCGGAAGTGGGTGCTGGAAGAGACGGAGCACCAGCAGGGGGGAGGGGCGGAGCTCCCCCGCGCAACCAGGGTGGATGATGGTCCGGAATAG
- a CDS encoding tetratricopeptide repeat protein, giving the protein MSWFNKIIHGRPGSDARDPDYYEEGTVLLQDEKFHEALTSFRLALRESPNDTDVLQQIAVTYTRIGMTDEAMKTYRRVLELKPHASGAHYGLAFLLLQQAQTDEAIAHLRAFLARPPSSPHAQRHISHARATLAELTGDDGPLPVGAEP; this is encoded by the coding sequence ATGTCCTGGTTCAACAAGATCATCCACGGCCGACCTGGCTCGGACGCGCGGGATCCGGACTACTACGAGGAGGGGACCGTCCTCCTGCAGGACGAGAAGTTCCACGAGGCGCTCACCTCGTTCCGGCTCGCCCTGCGCGAAAGCCCGAACGACACGGACGTCCTGCAGCAGATCGCGGTGACGTACACCCGCATCGGGATGACGGACGAGGCGATGAAGACGTACCGCCGCGTCCTGGAGCTGAAGCCGCACGCGTCTGGAGCCCACTACGGGCTGGCGTTCCTCCTCCTCCAGCAGGCGCAGACGGACGAGGCGATCGCGCACCTGCGGGCATTCCTCGCACGCCCGCCGTCGTCGCCCCACGCGCAGCGGCACATCTCGCACGCGCGTGCCACGCTGGCGGAGCTGACCGGCGACGACGGCCCGCTCCCCGTGGGAGCGGAGCCGTAG
- a CDS encoding tetratricopeptide repeat protein, whose product MMVRNSRDTDGEDLPPETGQDAGPARATRGPRRAPARAAVVDEPLDDALLARLDRADELAAAGSAAEAAEAYSAVIAVSPDLVRAVTGLGAALAAQRKFDAAEKELRRAQRLAPDSFEVHLQLGTALYKRGVYAAAVTALRRAVELDGTSVPAYLILGEALNQLAESDAAIEALEEAVRLQPENSRAYYAMGIAYDRKGNPERAAEMYRLSRETSNR is encoded by the coding sequence ATGATGGTCCGGAATAGCAGAGACACAGATGGGGAAGACCTTCCGCCGGAGACGGGGCAGGATGCCGGGCCCGCGCGCGCCACGCGCGGCCCGCGGCGCGCACCCGCACGCGCCGCCGTGGTAGACGAGCCGCTGGACGACGCCCTCCTCGCCCGGCTGGACCGTGCGGACGAGCTGGCCGCCGCCGGCAGCGCCGCCGAGGCCGCCGAGGCGTACAGCGCCGTGATCGCCGTCAGCCCGGACCTGGTGCGCGCGGTGACGGGGCTGGGCGCCGCCCTCGCCGCGCAGCGCAAGTTCGACGCGGCGGAGAAGGAGCTGCGCCGCGCCCAGCGCCTGGCGCCGGACTCGTTCGAGGTTCACCTGCAGCTCGGCACGGCGCTCTACAAGCGTGGCGTGTACGCCGCCGCCGTCACCGCCCTTCGCCGCGCGGTGGAGCTGGACGGCACCTCCGTCCCCGCGTACCTGATCCTCGGCGAGGCGCTCAACCAGCTCGCCGAATCGGATGCCGCCATCGAGGCGCTGGAGGAAGCCGTCCGCCTTCAGCCCGAGAACTCGCGCGCCTACTACGCCATGGGCATCGCGTACGACCGCAAGGGCAACCCGGAGCGCGCCGCCGAGATGTACCGCCTCTCTCGCGAGACATCGAACCGCTGA
- a CDS encoding S8 family peptidase, with product MHRSTVVMLGGLAVALAACSDQTPVAPVASPAPSASVAPAGAPIKDQYIVVLKKGASARSAARAVGAAPSFVYQAALNGFAAKLNAAQLNALRNNPQVELIEQDGLVEATATQSGAPWGLDRIDQRSRPLDGNYTYNRTGAGVTLYVLDTGIRTSHSDFGGRATVGYDAVGDGWNGQDCNGHGTHVAGTAGGSTYGAAKGVSLVSVRVLDCNGSGSWSGVIAGVDWVTANRTTWSVANMSLGGGANSAVDQAVQNSINAGVTYVVAAGNNGANACNYSPARVTAALTVGSVNSSDTRASTSNYGLCLDLFAPGVSITSAWSTGDYATNTISGTSMASPHVAGVAAMYLEYNPGALPVDVAYAINDMSSKNYVSSPGSNSPNRLLYMGFITGGTTTPPGGGAPVVSVTCDEGSGYCWASASGGTGSGYSFEWTRASEASDANGFSDAYVICGTIARNIVVSATVTDSSGATGTGSTSYYCPGSSGELP from the coding sequence ATGCACCGCAGTACCGTAGTAATGCTGGGAGGCCTGGCCGTGGCCCTCGCCGCCTGTTCGGACCAGACGCCAGTCGCGCCGGTCGCCAGCCCGGCACCGAGCGCGTCCGTCGCACCGGCGGGAGCGCCGATCAAGGACCAGTACATCGTCGTCCTCAAAAAGGGCGCATCCGCCCGTTCGGCGGCGCGAGCCGTGGGCGCGGCGCCGAGCTTCGTGTATCAAGCCGCGCTCAACGGCTTCGCCGCGAAGCTGAACGCGGCGCAGCTCAACGCGCTCCGCAACAACCCGCAGGTCGAGCTCATCGAGCAGGACGGCTTGGTGGAGGCCACCGCCACGCAGAGCGGCGCGCCGTGGGGGCTCGACCGCATTGATCAGCGCAGCCGTCCGCTGGACGGCAACTACACCTACAACCGCACGGGCGCGGGGGTGACGCTGTACGTGCTGGACACGGGGATTCGCACCTCGCACTCCGACTTCGGCGGGCGGGCGACGGTGGGCTACGACGCCGTCGGCGACGGGTGGAACGGGCAGGACTGCAACGGCCACGGCACGCACGTCGCCGGCACCGCGGGCGGGAGCACGTACGGCGCCGCGAAGGGCGTGAGCCTGGTGTCCGTGCGCGTGCTGGACTGCAACGGGTCCGGGAGCTGGAGCGGCGTGATCGCGGGTGTGGACTGGGTGACCGCCAACCGCACCACGTGGTCGGTGGCCAACATGAGCCTGGGCGGCGGGGCGAACAGCGCGGTGGACCAGGCGGTGCAGAACTCCATCAACGCGGGCGTCACCTACGTGGTGGCCGCGGGGAACAACGGGGCCAACGCCTGTAACTACTCGCCGGCGCGCGTGACGGCGGCGCTCACCGTGGGCTCGGTTAACTCGTCGGATACCCGCGCCTCGACCTCCAACTACGGACTCTGCCTGGACCTGTTCGCGCCGGGTGTCAGCATCACCTCCGCCTGGAGCACGGGGGACTACGCTACCAACACGATCAGCGGCACCTCCATGGCTTCGCCGCACGTGGCGGGCGTGGCCGCGATGTACCTGGAGTACAACCCGGGCGCACTACCGGTGGACGTGGCGTACGCCATCAACGACATGTCGTCCAAGAACTACGTGTCGAGCCCCGGCTCCAACTCGCCGAACCGGCTGCTGTACATGGGCTTCATCACCGGCGGGACCACGACGCCTCCGGGAGGCGGCGCGCCGGTCGTTTCGGTCACGTGCGACGAGGGCAGTGGGTACTGCTGGGCCAGCGCTTCCGGCGGCACCGGCTCCGGGTACAGCTTCGAATGGACGCGCGCCAGCGAGGCGAGCGACGCCAACGGTTTCAGCGACGCCTACGTCATCTGCGGCACCATCGCCAGGAACATAGTCGTGTCGGCCACGGTCACGGACAGCAGCGGTGCGACCGGCACCGGCTCCACGTCGTACTACTGCCCCGGCAGCAGCGGCGAACTCCCCTGA
- a CDS encoding 6-carboxytetrahydropterin synthase — MFLLNVKAHYDSAHFLRNYRGKCEKLHGHHYVVEAGLAFEDVGEGGMAFDFTEAKRHLRAIAEHLDHENINDLPPFTELEPSAENQARWIFQQMRDRLGPDGEHLAYIRVWETPNQWAQYSPRPMW, encoded by the coding sequence ATGTTCCTGCTGAACGTCAAGGCCCACTACGACTCCGCCCACTTCCTGCGCAACTACCGCGGCAAGTGCGAGAAGCTGCACGGCCACCACTACGTCGTGGAGGCCGGCCTCGCCTTTGAGGACGTGGGCGAGGGGGGGATGGCCTTCGACTTCACGGAGGCCAAGCGCCATCTCCGCGCCATCGCCGAGCACCTGGACCACGAGAACATCAACGACCTCCCGCCCTTCACCGAGCTGGAGCCGAGCGCCGAGAACCAGGCCCGCTGGATCTTCCAGCAGATGCGCGACCGCCTCGGCCCCGACGGCGAGCACCTCGCCTACATCCGCGTCTGGGAGACCCCCAACCAGTGGGCCCAGTACTCCCCCCGCCCGATGTGGTGA
- a CDS encoding Trm112 family protein, translated as MHILLTDILTCPRCGPDLGLILLADRLEERRVVQGSLGCSNCREMYPIEDGTVDLRVAESAPTPAAAPDPDAAVRLAALLGLAGAGGTVLLAGPGAELAPAIAALVPGLQVIAFTAHPVREDGAPGVSRVAGGPALPVRGGMLRGVALTGGAETPLTEAVRVLAPGTRLVLDPAPEGASEELRWLGAEVLLEQEGVVVAKKPGPTAGAPAR; from the coding sequence ATGCACATCCTCCTCACCGACATCCTCACCTGCCCGCGCTGCGGCCCTGATCTCGGGCTGATCCTCCTTGCGGACCGGCTGGAGGAGCGGCGGGTGGTGCAGGGAAGCTTGGGCTGCTCCAACTGCCGCGAGATGTACCCGATCGAGGATGGCACCGTCGACCTGCGCGTCGCCGAATCCGCGCCCACGCCCGCGGCCGCGCCCGACCCGGACGCGGCGGTGCGGCTGGCGGCGCTGCTGGGACTGGCGGGAGCGGGCGGCACCGTGCTGCTGGCCGGCCCGGGCGCGGAGCTTGCTCCCGCCATCGCCGCCCTGGTGCCGGGGCTGCAGGTGATCGCCTTCACCGCGCACCCCGTCCGCGAAGACGGCGCGCCCGGGGTGAGCCGCGTCGCGGGCGGCCCGGCGCTCCCCGTGCGCGGCGGGATGCTGCGCGGCGTGGCGCTCACCGGCGGGGCGGAGACGCCGCTCACGGAGGCGGTGCGCGTGCTGGCGCCGGGGACGCGGCTGGTGCTGGACCCCGCGCCGGAGGGCGCGTCGGAGGAGCTCCGCTGGCTGGGCGCGGAGGTGCTCCTGGAGCAGGAAGGAGTGGTGGTGGCGAAGAAGCCCGGCCCCACGGCGGGGGCACCGGCGCGCTGA
- a CDS encoding 3'(2'),5'-bisphosphate nucleotidase CysQ — translation MQPIDLQSDLELAIRAARAATEVIRRAFRAEMEVRYKDADQPVTDADVEADRVIREVLIGGRPEYGWLSEETADSPERLGRERLWVVDPIDGTNSFVQGIAEFAISIGLVEGDRAVLGVVCNPATGEVYHAIEGGGAWLNGAPIHVSDGDGMPRVLCSRSELRRGEMDGVGESCTLHPLGSTAYRMVKVADGTGDAIVSFGPKNEWDVCGAEVIVREAGGRVTGLDGVPFRYNQPHPSWAGVVASNGRVHQAVLAAAGVR, via the coding sequence ATGCAGCCGATCGATCTGCAGTCCGACCTCGAGCTCGCCATCCGCGCCGCACGGGCGGCGACGGAGGTAATCCGACGCGCGTTCCGCGCGGAAATGGAGGTGCGCTACAAGGACGCCGACCAGCCCGTCACCGATGCGGACGTGGAGGCGGACCGCGTGATCCGCGAGGTGCTGATCGGCGGGCGGCCGGAGTACGGGTGGCTCTCCGAGGAGACCGCCGACTCCCCCGAGCGCCTGGGACGCGAGCGGCTCTGGGTGGTGGACCCCATCGACGGCACAAACTCGTTCGTGCAGGGGATCGCCGAGTTCGCCATCAGCATCGGGCTGGTGGAGGGGGACCGGGCGGTGCTGGGCGTGGTGTGCAATCCCGCCACCGGCGAGGTGTACCACGCGATCGAGGGCGGCGGCGCGTGGCTGAACGGCGCGCCCATCCACGTCTCGGACGGAGACGGGATGCCGCGCGTCCTCTGTTCGCGCTCCGAGCTGCGCCGGGGGGAGATGGATGGAGTCGGGGAGAGCTGCACGCTGCATCCGCTGGGGAGCACCGCGTACAGGATGGTCAAAGTGGCGGACGGCACGGGCGACGCCATCGTCTCGTTCGGCCCCAAGAACGAGTGGGACGTGTGCGGCGCCGAGGTGATCGTGCGCGAGGCGGGCGGGCGCGTCACGGGGCTGGATGGCGTGCCCTTCCGCTACAACCAGCCGCATCCGTCGTGGGCCGGCGTCGTCGCCAGCAACGGCCGGGTGCACCAGGCGGTGCTCGCGGCGGCGGGAGTACGGTAG